One Synechococcus sp. CC9605 genomic window carries:
- a CDS encoding cyclic nucleotide-binding domain-containing protein, with product MQEGEGADGLLLISSGVVQAQWADLVDAQGPLLGPGSVLGDISYLLDGVARASVIALESVDALRLSRQGLDTLMEGDPAQGQRLFRALAAINAQRLLLQTHSQMGDGVAGHGAASLMPEPLAAAVQRFKQCAAAVEVDLRRSSPDPVLRSDLMTAFDT from the coding sequence GTGCAGGAAGGCGAGGGAGCCGATGGCTTGCTCCTGATTTCGTCGGGTGTGGTGCAGGCCCAATGGGCCGATTTGGTTGATGCTCAGGGGCCGCTCTTGGGTCCAGGCAGCGTGCTCGGTGACATCTCTTATCTGCTCGACGGTGTGGCGCGCGCCAGTGTGATTGCCCTGGAGTCTGTCGACGCTCTGCGGTTGTCTCGCCAGGGTCTTGATACCTTGATGGAGGGAGATCCCGCCCAGGGGCAGAGGCTGTTTCGAGCTCTGGCAGCCATCAATGCCCAGCGCTTGTTGCTCCAGACCCACTCTCAAATGGGCGACGGCGTGGCCGGACACGGGGCTGCTTCGTTGATGCCCGAACCTTTGGCTGCGGCCGTGCAGCGCTTTAAGCAATGTGCGGCTGCGGTGGAGGTGGATCTACGCCGCAGCAGCCCCGATCCAGTGCTGAGAAGCGATTTGATGACTGCCTTCGACACCTAG
- the ndk gene encoding nucleoside-diphosphate kinase, whose protein sequence is MAERTFIAIKPDGVQRGLVGEILGRFERKGFKLVGLKQITPSRALAEQHYGVHKERPFFAGLVDFITSGPVVAMVWEGDGVIASARKLIGATKPLEAEPGTIRGDLAVNIGRNVIHGSDAAETAQFEIGLWFQASELNDWSPSDQGWRVEG, encoded by the coding sequence ATGGCCGAACGCACGTTCATCGCCATCAAGCCCGATGGTGTCCAGCGCGGGCTGGTGGGCGAAATCCTCGGCCGCTTTGAGCGCAAGGGTTTCAAGCTGGTGGGCTTGAAGCAGATCACCCCCAGCCGGGCATTGGCTGAGCAGCATTACGGCGTGCATAAGGAGCGTCCTTTCTTCGCTGGTTTGGTCGACTTCATCACTTCGGGCCCTGTGGTGGCCATGGTGTGGGAAGGCGACGGTGTGATCGCCAGCGCCCGCAAGCTGATCGGTGCCACCAAGCCCCTAGAAGCTGAACCCGGCACCATTCGCGGTGACCTGGCGGTCAATATCGGACGCAACGTCATTCACGGGTCTGATGCTGCCGAAACCGCCCAGTTTGAAATCGGCCTCTGGTTTCAAGCTTCCGAGCTGAACGACTGGAGCCCTTCCGACCAGGGCTGGCGCGTCGAAGGCTGA
- the speA gene encoding biosynthetic arginine decarboxylase, translated as MSDSEHWSIQDSAALYGLDRWGDPYFSINGRGHISVQPQGDRGGSLDLVDLVSELKSRNLALPLLIRFDDILEDRLERLHAAFERAIAQYSYAGRYQGVFPVKCNQQRHVVEELVSCGKRWNFGLEAGSKAELLIALSLLDDPEALLICNGYKDRLYIETAILARRLGRQPVVVIEQPDEVDRIIEASKSLGAAPYIGVRAKLSSRSTGRWGSSVGDKAKFGLSIPELLATVERLRDNNLLQDLRLLHFHIGSQINDIAVLKDALQEAGQIYVELTRLGAPMGFLDVGGGLGIDYDGSRTASAASTNYSLQNYANDVVATVRECCEPNGVAVPTLVSESGRAIASHFSLLVFDVLGSSSLPASVPKASGDEPLTVRNLRDTLATIQELSATTDAQLVRLQEAWNDALKFKQDALAAFRLGYMSLPDRATAEQLTWACADGIAQRLPQDQAIPEELAALNKALAGTYYANLSIFRSAPDTWAIDQLFPVVPIQQLDQRPTRLANLADLTCDSDGRLDRFIGDGQPKQLLELHELDGDNLYLIGLFLSGAYQEVMGNLHNLFGTTNAVHIRLSPGGSYRIDHVVRGDTNADVLEAMEHDPRTLLERLRVAAEAAINNGQLRIDESRRLLDHLESSLRQTTYLQD; from the coding sequence GTGTCAGACAGCGAACACTGGTCGATTCAGGACAGTGCTGCGCTGTACGGCCTCGACCGCTGGGGCGATCCGTATTTTTCGATCAATGGGCGCGGACACATCAGTGTTCAACCCCAGGGAGATCGCGGCGGCAGCCTCGATCTGGTGGATCTGGTTTCAGAGCTGAAAAGCCGCAACCTGGCGCTGCCACTTCTGATTCGCTTCGACGACATCCTCGAAGACCGCTTGGAGCGGCTCCACGCCGCCTTTGAACGCGCCATCGCGCAGTACAGCTACGCCGGCCGGTACCAAGGCGTTTTTCCGGTGAAGTGCAACCAACAACGCCATGTTGTGGAGGAGTTGGTGAGCTGCGGCAAGCGCTGGAACTTTGGGCTGGAAGCAGGCAGCAAGGCGGAGTTGCTGATCGCCCTCTCACTGCTGGACGACCCCGAGGCGTTGTTGATCTGCAACGGCTACAAAGATCGGCTCTACATCGAGACCGCCATCCTGGCGCGACGTCTGGGACGGCAGCCGGTGGTGGTGATCGAACAGCCGGACGAAGTGGACCGGATCATTGAAGCCAGCAAGAGCCTGGGGGCAGCGCCCTACATCGGTGTGCGGGCCAAGCTCTCCAGCCGCAGCACGGGGCGCTGGGGCAGTTCGGTTGGCGACAAGGCCAAATTCGGCCTCTCCATTCCCGAGTTGCTGGCAACGGTGGAGCGGCTGCGGGACAACAATTTGCTCCAAGATCTGCGCTTGCTGCACTTCCACATCGGCAGCCAGATCAACGACATTGCCGTGCTTAAAGACGCTCTCCAAGAGGCGGGACAGATCTATGTGGAGCTGACCCGACTCGGGGCCCCGATGGGGTTCCTCGATGTGGGTGGTGGACTCGGCATCGACTACGACGGCAGCCGCACCGCGTCTGCAGCATCCACGAACTACTCGCTGCAGAACTACGCCAACGACGTTGTGGCCACGGTGCGGGAATGCTGCGAACCCAATGGTGTTGCGGTACCCACGCTGGTGAGCGAAAGCGGCCGTGCCATTGCCAGCCATTTCTCCCTGCTGGTGTTCGACGTTCTGGGAAGCAGCTCACTGCCGGCATCGGTTCCCAAAGCCAGCGGAGATGAACCACTGACCGTTCGCAACCTGCGGGACACCCTCGCCACGATTCAGGAGTTATCGGCAACCACGGATGCGCAGTTGGTGCGGCTGCAGGAAGCCTGGAACGACGCCTTGAAGTTCAAGCAGGATGCGCTGGCCGCATTCCGGCTCGGTTACATGAGTCTGCCCGACCGCGCCACCGCTGAACAACTGACGTGGGCCTGTGCCGATGGGATTGCCCAGCGACTGCCCCAGGATCAAGCCATTCCTGAGGAGCTCGCAGCCCTCAACAAGGCTCTGGCTGGAACGTATTACGCCAACTTGTCGATCTTTCGTTCAGCACCAGACACCTGGGCCATCGATCAACTGTTTCCGGTGGTGCCCATCCAGCAGCTGGATCAACGACCGACCCGACTGGCCAACCTCGCCGACCTCACCTGCGATTCCGATGGACGCCTCGATCGCTTCATCGGAGACGGACAACCAAAGCAACTTTTGGAGCTCCACGAGCTCGACGGTGACAACCTTTATCTGATCGGCTTGTTCCTCAGCGGGGCGTACCAAGAGGTGATGGGCAATCTGCACAACCTGTTTGGCACCACCAATGCCGTGCACATTCGCCTCAGTCCAGGAGGGAGCTATCGCATTGACCACGTGGTGCGGGGCGACACCAATGCCGATGTGCTGGAGGCCATGGAGCACGACCCCCGTACCTTGCTGGAGCGCTTGCGGGTGGCGGCGGAAGCGGCCATCAACAACGGCCAGCTCCGCATCGATGAGTCAAGACGTCTGCTGGATCACCTCGAAAGCAGCCTGCGACAAACGACCTACCTTCAAGACTGA
- a CDS encoding Crp/Fnr family transcriptional regulator, translating to MSALTPEDLASTSLFADLADEQRMLLLDRHRETSHQADQLIVMEQDWGESVFLLRSGLAKVRTYTADGDEVVMSLLGDGDVFGEMAVLDGSARSADVVALTPLHLVKLRSAPFATLLQQQANFALALARLEASRLRDLNQRFALQSADATTRLLDALAYLARKSGPEAQPTAVIPPLAQKEIALIAGLARETASRTLSKLRTRGTVIVTDEGGLQLADLKPLVKRGLLPQS from the coding sequence ATGTCTGCGCTCACCCCCGAGGACCTCGCCTCCACTTCTTTGTTCGCCGACTTGGCTGATGAGCAGCGCATGCTTCTTCTGGATCGACATCGTGAGACGAGCCATCAGGCGGATCAGCTGATTGTTATGGAGCAGGACTGGGGCGAGTCAGTTTTTCTGCTTCGATCCGGTTTGGCCAAGGTGCGTACCTACACCGCTGATGGCGACGAGGTGGTGATGTCGTTGCTCGGGGATGGCGATGTATTCGGCGAGATGGCCGTTCTCGATGGCTCGGCTCGCTCCGCTGATGTAGTCGCTCTGACGCCACTGCATTTGGTCAAGCTTCGCTCGGCACCATTTGCAACTCTGTTGCAGCAGCAGGCGAACTTTGCCCTCGCCTTGGCTCGTTTAGAGGCCTCTCGTCTGCGTGATTTGAATCAGCGCTTTGCTTTGCAGAGTGCTGATGCCACAACACGATTGCTCGACGCCCTCGCTTATCTGGCGCGTAAGTCCGGGCCTGAGGCGCAGCCCACCGCCGTGATCCCACCACTGGCGCAGAAGGAGATTGCTCTGATCGCAGGTTTGGCCCGAGAAACAGCTTCCAGAACGCTCAGCAAGCTGCGAACGCGGGGCACAGTGATCGTGACGGATGAAGGCGGCTTGCAGCTGGCGGATCTCAAGCCACTCGTGAAGCGGGGGCTGTTGCCTCAGTCTTGA
- a CDS encoding CHASE2 domain-containing protein, with protein MKRSHHFEWIRRFGPTLLLSGLVLTVGGVGKERLSQLDLRFADWVQETRGPRNAPKGVVIVAIDDFSLQQAANADLSRDPLLQNLNQWPWPRRVHVKVLERLFEAGASAVGFDLLFEAPSSHGTDDDAAFAGALRRYRDRVALGVQVLSGRGPVASMSLLDLTPALQPADQSLNRGLLNGSPDPDGVIRRRPGHSAAEMRQHLGSSVPDGLAKTLLELANADINLDDKLLDLLDPYGPPGTIPTISIWELLDANAFLTIKKSGVLRDATVLVGPTAAVFQDLHPAVFSGAQGMPGVELHATEVANRLEDRSLRWIPAPPGWNLAMALLVLVAGISTSRQERPLPRLGVLLAASGVLVTAGAWLIAWGGLLLPVLGPTVCLILTGIVSSADATLRLQWQRRRLRRTLGRYLSPAVAAEIADQPEEADELLGGKLMDVVVLMSDIRGFTTFTQEMTQRGDVKGLVDRLNTYFSEVVDAVHSQGGTVDKFVGDAVLAVFGAPLQKTSSTNVIAGVKTAITLQQRLAALNRTWVSQGQSPWKQVVVLSYGWVVSGNIGCSSRMDYTVIGDAVNTASRLEAIAKQCGQSIVMSAAVAEHLPSDWRVQNLGTFPIRGQGQQQVFALKTDTAEVTRQDTDL; from the coding sequence ATGAAACGGTCACACCATTTCGAATGGATTCGACGTTTTGGCCCAACGCTGCTGCTCAGCGGATTGGTCCTCACGGTCGGGGGAGTCGGTAAGGAGCGGTTAAGCCAACTTGACCTGCGCTTTGCTGACTGGGTCCAAGAAACCCGAGGGCCCCGAAATGCACCAAAAGGAGTGGTGATCGTTGCGATCGACGACTTCAGCCTTCAGCAAGCTGCCAACGCCGACCTGAGCCGTGACCCTCTGCTCCAAAACCTGAACCAATGGCCTTGGCCAAGGAGGGTGCACGTGAAAGTGTTGGAACGTCTGTTTGAAGCAGGCGCTTCCGCCGTTGGATTTGACCTGCTGTTCGAAGCACCCAGCAGCCACGGAACAGACGACGATGCAGCATTCGCCGGTGCATTGAGGCGCTATCGCGACCGCGTGGCACTTGGTGTGCAGGTGTTGAGCGGCCGGGGCCCCGTGGCAAGCATGTCCTTGCTGGACCTGACTCCCGCCCTACAACCAGCTGACCAATCACTGAACCGAGGGCTTCTCAATGGATCTCCAGATCCAGACGGTGTGATTCGTCGGCGGCCTGGACACAGTGCAGCGGAGATGCGCCAGCACCTGGGTTCCTCCGTCCCCGATGGACTGGCCAAGACCTTGCTCGAACTTGCCAACGCTGACATCAATCTCGACGACAAACTCTTGGATCTGTTGGATCCCTACGGACCTCCTGGAACGATTCCAACCATCTCGATCTGGGAACTTCTCGACGCCAACGCCTTCCTCACGATCAAGAAAAGCGGCGTGCTCAGGGATGCCACGGTGCTCGTGGGACCGACAGCAGCCGTGTTTCAAGACCTCCATCCAGCCGTCTTCTCAGGTGCACAAGGTATGCCGGGCGTGGAATTGCATGCCACCGAGGTCGCCAACCGACTGGAAGATCGCTCACTTCGCTGGATACCTGCTCCACCGGGCTGGAATCTTGCGATGGCGCTTCTGGTGCTCGTTGCAGGCATCTCCACATCGCGCCAGGAGCGGCCTCTGCCAAGACTTGGAGTCCTGTTGGCAGCCTCCGGTGTCCTCGTGACAGCAGGTGCCTGGCTGATTGCCTGGGGCGGCCTCCTGCTACCAGTGCTGGGGCCTACGGTGTGCCTGATCCTGACCGGGATTGTCTCCAGCGCCGACGCCACCCTTCGACTCCAGTGGCAACGGCGACGTTTGCGCCGAACGCTGGGTCGTTATCTCTCTCCCGCAGTCGCAGCCGAGATCGCCGACCAGCCAGAAGAAGCCGATGAACTGCTGGGTGGGAAGTTGATGGATGTAGTAGTTCTGATGAGCGACATTCGTGGCTTTACAACGTTCACCCAGGAGATGACCCAACGAGGTGATGTGAAAGGACTGGTTGATCGACTCAACACCTACTTCAGCGAGGTGGTGGACGCCGTACATTCGCAGGGAGGAACCGTTGATAAATTCGTTGGGGATGCTGTTCTTGCGGTGTTTGGAGCGCCGCTACAAAAAACAAGCAGCACCAACGTGATTGCTGGAGTCAAAACGGCGATAACCCTTCAGCAGCGCCTCGCCGCTCTAAATCGCACCTGGGTCTCTCAAGGGCAATCACCATGGAAGCAAGTGGTGGTGCTCAGCTATGGCTGGGTTGTGAGCGGCAACATTGGCTGCTCCAGCCGCATGGATTACACCGTCATCGGCGATGCCGTCAACACAGCCAGCCGATTGGAGGCGATTGCCAAGCAATGCGGCCAGTCGATTGTGATGAGTGCTGCGGTGGCAGAACATCTACCCAGTGATTGGCGTGTGCAGAACCTGGGCACCTTTCCAATACGTGGGCAAGGCCAGCAACAGGTGTTCGCACTAAAAACTGACACCGCGGAGGTCACCCGACAGGACACAGATCTGTAA
- a CDS encoding methylglyoxal synthase — translation MNRNALIEILQQEGNLKHCFSHDEIERLAEHLSIETVQAETVLMKKGEPSCSMVFILDGLVQVIDGDRQLAIEKPGSIVGESLFSDEATRTADTRTIEQTTVGRFSVHDFEDLLNKNQPLALKFREYFRTITRARQQQKAAENYTDTRKYLALIAHNNMKESLMEFCGMHSRKLEKFPLMATGTTGSMLYKKTGLVLSKKVASGPLGGDQAVGTLISTRNIIGVIFFRDPLSPHPHHADIEALGRLCDVYQVPFATNPQSGEAILDYLLSGKSERESIPNHVLQTYIQGQTKVVEAG, via the coding sequence ATGAATCGCAACGCACTGATCGAAATTCTTCAGCAGGAAGGCAACCTGAAGCATTGCTTCAGCCACGATGAGATTGAAAGACTCGCTGAGCATCTATCCATCGAGACAGTTCAAGCAGAAACAGTTTTGATGAAAAAAGGGGAACCCTCCTGCAGCATGGTGTTCATCCTGGATGGACTGGTTCAGGTCATTGACGGAGATCGACAACTCGCTATTGAAAAACCAGGCTCAATAGTTGGGGAAAGTCTTTTTTCTGACGAGGCAACACGCACTGCAGATACTCGAACTATCGAACAGACAACGGTTGGACGATTTTCAGTTCACGACTTCGAAGACCTTCTCAACAAAAACCAGCCACTTGCCCTGAAATTCAGAGAATACTTTCGAACCATCACACGCGCACGTCAACAGCAGAAAGCCGCAGAAAACTACACCGATACACGCAAATATTTGGCACTGATTGCCCATAACAACATGAAGGAAAGCTTGATGGAATTTTGCGGCATGCACAGCAGAAAATTGGAAAAATTTCCACTCATGGCAACGGGTACGACCGGAAGCATGCTCTACAAAAAAACAGGTCTTGTCCTGAGCAAAAAAGTGGCTTCGGGACCTCTTGGTGGCGACCAAGCTGTTGGCACGCTCATCTCAACGCGAAACATTATTGGCGTGATTTTTTTCAGAGACCCACTCTCACCACATCCTCACCATGCCGACATTGAAGCCCTAGGGCGCCTTTGCGATGTCTATCAGGTTCCGTTTGCCACTAATCCACAAAGTGGAGAAGCCATTCTCGACTATCTACTTTCAGGAAAATCTGAGCGTGAGTCAATCCCCAACCACGTGCTTCAGACCTATATTCAAGGCCAGACAAAGGTGGTTGAAGCGGGATAA